Proteins found in one Sporosarcina jeotgali genomic segment:
- the motB gene encoding flagellar motor protein MotB has protein sequence MPKKRKRKKDDGHVDESWLLPYSDLLTLLLALFIVLFASSSVDEAKFSQISSVFNEIFDGGKGVMESSSPTTVPVPKDDLGAENDNSSYLEDQRSLGEIQENLEDYIAENELEGQFDTKLTEEGLLVTIRDSVLFKTGSAEIDTQYRSIASDIAKLLVFEKPRQIVIAGHTDNVPMVSGQYKSNWELSVMRAVNFLSIIAENDQVDPMAFSAKGYGEFRPIAANDTESNRAKNRRVEVLIQPLVLKDGTAYE, from the coding sequence TTGCCGAAGAAGCGTAAGCGCAAAAAAGATGATGGCCACGTTGATGAATCCTGGCTTCTGCCTTATTCAGACTTGTTAACATTGCTCCTGGCTTTGTTCATCGTATTGTTTGCATCCAGTTCTGTGGATGAAGCGAAGTTCAGTCAAATTTCATCGGTGTTTAATGAAATTTTTGACGGGGGTAAAGGGGTTATGGAGAGTTCTTCTCCAACTACAGTACCTGTTCCGAAGGATGACTTAGGTGCTGAAAACGATAATTCTTCCTATTTAGAGGACCAGCGTTCACTTGGAGAAATCCAAGAAAATCTAGAAGACTATATTGCTGAAAATGAGTTAGAAGGACAGTTTGATACAAAGCTTACGGAAGAGGGGCTGCTGGTCACGATACGTGACAGTGTGTTGTTCAAAACTGGCAGTGCCGAAATCGACACACAATATCGTTCGATTGCATCGGACATTGCAAAATTACTGGTATTTGAAAAGCCCCGTCAAATCGTGATTGCTGGTCATACGGATAATGTGCCGATGGTTAGCGGTCAGTATAAATCGAACTGGGAGCTCAGCGTTATGCGTGCAGTTAATTTCTTGTCAATTATTGCTGAAAATGACCAAGTGGATCCAATGGCATTCAGTGCTAAAGGCTATGGAGAATTTCGTCCTATTGCAGCAAACGATACAGAGTCCAATCGTGCAAAGAACAGACGGGTTGAAGTTTTAATTCAACCGCTCGTATTAAAAGACGGGACGGCATATGAATAA
- the motA gene encoding flagellar motor stator protein MotA: MDLSTVFGLIMGFAAVLVGMVLKGAPLVNLVNPAAFLIIIVGTIAAIVIAFPMNEIKRIPKLFGVIFKEQKLTSDANIIRMFSSWADVARREGLLSLEAQTDSIEDPFLKNGLGLAIDGQNADYIRDVLGEEVDAMSDRHSAGSLIFTQAGTYAPTLGVLGAVIGLISALGNMNDTEALGHAISAAFIATLLGIFTGYVLWHPFANKLKRKSAEEVRQKNMMIEGILSVLEGEAPRVIEQKLSSYLSMEERRKLANESPKGKEAGEVAEEA; the protein is encoded by the coding sequence ATGGATTTATCAACAGTATTTGGGTTAATTATGGGTTTCGCAGCAGTATTGGTTGGAATGGTACTAAAAGGTGCGCCACTTGTGAACTTGGTGAATCCTGCTGCTTTCCTGATTATCATAGTTGGTACTATAGCTGCGATAGTCATCGCATTTCCGATGAATGAGATTAAAAGGATACCGAAATTGTTCGGTGTGATTTTCAAAGAACAGAAACTTACTTCAGACGCAAATATTATCCGGATGTTTTCATCTTGGGCAGATGTAGCAAGAAGAGAGGGGCTTCTATCACTTGAAGCGCAAACCGATTCTATCGAGGATCCTTTTTTGAAAAATGGTTTGGGACTTGCCATAGACGGACAGAACGCCGATTATATCCGAGATGTACTTGGTGAAGAAGTAGATGCAATGTCAGACAGACATTCTGCCGGCTCTCTTATTTTCACGCAGGCGGGTACATATGCGCCTACGCTCGGTGTACTCGGTGCGGTAATCGGACTCATTTCTGCACTTGGGAATATGAACGATACCGAAGCACTCGGTCATGCGATTTCCGCAGCTTTTATCGCGACATTACTGGGGATTTTTACAGGGTATGTCCTCTGGCATCCATTTGCTAACAAACTAAAGCGGAAGTCAGCAGAAGAAGTGCGTCAGAAGAACATGATGATTGAAGGAATCCTTTCTGTTTTAGAAGGAGAAGCTCCACGCGTAATTGAACAAAAGTTATCTTCATATCTATCTATGGAGGAACGTCGTAAGCTTGCTAACGAAAGCCCGAAAGGCAAGGAGGCGGGAGAAGTTGCCGAAGAAGCGTAA
- a CDS encoding aminopeptidase: MNTFEQQLQNYAELAVKVGVNIQPNQNLFISASTDVREFVRIIVEKAYSAGARQVFVDWSDDVISRIRYEQAPADSFTEFPSWKIAEREELAKKGTAFMSIVSQSPDLFKNVDPSRIRDAQKASGQALDGFRQMMQADKFSWTVIAAPSADWASLVFPDLPESEQVPALWNAIFKAARANTADPVAEWELHNQRLHEKVDYLNNKHYHKLHYTAPGTDLTIELPEKHTWCGAGSVNADGATFMANMPTEEVFTAPLKSGVNGVVSSTKPLSYGGTIIDDFKITFKDGKITDIAAGQGQDVLENMIDADEGAKYLGEVALVPHESPISASGLLFYNTLFDENASNHLAIGSAYAFNLDGGKEMNRNELEENGLNQSITHVDFMIGSGEMDIDGILADGTVEPLFRRGTWAF, encoded by the coding sequence TTGAATACATTTGAACAGCAATTACAAAATTATGCAGAGCTGGCCGTCAAAGTCGGCGTGAATATCCAGCCCAATCAAAACCTCTTTATAAGTGCTTCTACAGACGTTCGGGAGTTTGTCCGAATCATCGTTGAAAAAGCGTATTCGGCGGGTGCACGGCAAGTCTTTGTTGACTGGAGCGATGATGTTATCTCCCGGATCCGCTACGAACAAGCACCTGCAGATTCTTTTACAGAATTTCCTTCTTGGAAAATTGCAGAACGCGAGGAACTTGCAAAAAAGGGAACTGCTTTTATGAGCATCGTTTCTCAAAGTCCCGACTTATTCAAAAATGTTGATCCGTCACGTATTCGTGATGCTCAAAAAGCGAGCGGACAAGCACTCGATGGATTCCGTCAAATGATGCAGGCAGATAAATTCAGCTGGACAGTGATTGCTGCTCCTTCAGCTGATTGGGCATCCCTTGTCTTCCCTGACTTACCGGAATCAGAACAAGTACCCGCACTATGGAACGCTATTTTTAAAGCAGCTCGTGCCAATACAGCTGACCCCGTTGCAGAGTGGGAATTGCATAATCAGAGACTGCATGAAAAAGTAGATTATCTAAATAACAAACATTATCACAAATTGCATTATACAGCTCCTGGGACTGATTTAACAATTGAATTACCGGAAAAACATACATGGTGCGGTGCTGGCAGTGTGAATGCTGATGGTGCGACATTCATGGCAAATATGCCAACTGAAGAAGTCTTTACTGCACCTTTAAAGTCGGGAGTTAACGGTGTTGTTTCAAGTACAAAACCACTAAGTTATGGCGGAACAATTATCGATGACTTTAAGATTACTTTCAAAGATGGCAAAATTACAGATATTGCTGCAGGTCAGGGGCAAGATGTATTGGAAAATATGATAGATGCAGATGAAGGGGCTAAATATTTAGGTGAGGTCGCCCTCGTCCCTCATGAGTCTCCAATTTCAGCGTCTGGACTATTGTTCTACAATACCCTTTTCGATGAGAACGCTTCAAATCATTTAGCGATTGGAAGTGCGTATGCATTCAATTTAGATGGCGGTAAAGAAATGAACCGCAATGAACTTGAGGAAAACGGATTGAACCAGAGCATCACCCATGTGGACTTCATGATTGGATCCGGGGAAATGGACATTGACGGTATTCTGGCAGATGGAACCGTTGAACCACTCTTCCGGAGAGGAACTTGGGCGTTCTAA
- a CDS encoding beta-class carbonic anhydrase — MTLLSTILEHNDQFVSEHQYEKFSTTKFPNKRVVILTCMDTRLTELLPSAMNFKNGDAKIVKSAGALVAHPFGSIMRSLLIAVYELQADEVYIVGHYDCGMSSINTESIIDKMVARGIDRDLFKTLAYSGVDLKGWLHGFKDVTASVKQSVDAVRNHPLMDTTVPVHGLVIDPETGKLDVIEDGYSKTTVKND, encoded by the coding sequence ATGACACTTCTATCAACTATTTTAGAGCATAATGACCAGTTCGTTTCTGAGCATCAATACGAAAAATTTTCCACAACAAAATTCCCTAACAAACGAGTTGTTATCTTAACTTGCATGGATACTCGTCTTACAGAACTTCTCCCAAGTGCCATGAACTTCAAAAATGGTGACGCTAAAATCGTTAAAAGTGCTGGCGCCCTTGTTGCACATCCATTCGGCAGTATCATGCGAAGTCTGCTCATCGCTGTTTATGAATTACAAGCGGATGAAGTATATATTGTCGGCCATTATGATTGCGGCATGAGCTCCATTAATACAGAGTCAATTATCGACAAAATGGTAGCTAGAGGGATTGATCGTGATCTATTTAAAACACTTGCGTATTCAGGTGTTGACCTTAAAGGCTGGCTGCACGGATTCAAAGATGTAACAGCTAGTGTTAAACAGAGTGTCGATGCAGTACGCAACCACCCGTTAATGGATACAACGGTTCCTGTACATGGATTGGTAATTGATCCGGAGACAGGTAAACTTGACGTGATTGAAGATGGCTATTCGAAAACAACTGTAAAAAACGACTAA
- a CDS encoding GNAT family N-acetyltransferase: MILLEGTTCYLRILTEEDAVIFTELVSRNKEYWTVFEPRHDASYYTVPMQREKIRESLYQMRDRREYNFGIFDSETSKLVGQISLYSIKRLPFSSGFVGYSIDHESAGKGMGTEALEMVTKFGFETAGLHRVEAYVSPRNVASIRVLEKTKFDREGLHRKLLYINGVWEDHYMYAQLEDDY, from the coding sequence GTGATACTACTCGAAGGAACAACATGCTATTTACGCATATTAACTGAAGAAGATGCTGTGATTTTTACAGAATTGGTTTCGCGGAACAAAGAATACTGGACAGTTTTCGAACCTCGCCACGATGCCAGCTATTATACGGTGCCCATGCAACGGGAAAAAATTCGTGAGTCACTGTATCAAATGAGAGATCGCAGAGAGTATAATTTCGGAATTTTTGACAGCGAAACGAGCAAATTAGTTGGACAAATTTCACTTTACAGCATAAAGCGACTGCCTTTTTCAAGCGGATTTGTTGGATACTCGATTGACCATGAGTCTGCTGGTAAAGGAATGGGGACGGAAGCACTTGAAATGGTGACGAAATTCGGATTCGAAACTGCTGGCCTGCATAGAGTGGAAGCATACGTATCTCCGCGAAATGTTGCATCGATTCGTGTCCTTGAAAAAACGAAATTTGACCGGGAAGGACTGCACCGCAAACTGCTGTATATTAACGGTGTTTGGGAAGATCATTATATGTATGCCCAGCTTGAGGACGATTATTGA
- a CDS encoding DUF4870 domain-containing protein has translation MDNSKLLSSLSYFSVFFAPLLLPFIVWIVADNKDVKHHSKRALISHLIPTILLVAASIISFFQFFSFRQTSADFLNSGNMISAPHSIGFWGAAPILFMMMYSFLFVIVLIWNVVQGVKVFKTQ, from the coding sequence TTGGACAACTCTAAATTACTATCCTCACTCAGTTATTTCAGTGTGTTTTTTGCACCTTTACTGCTTCCCTTTATCGTTTGGATAGTTGCTGACAATAAGGATGTCAAACATCACTCTAAACGTGCCCTTATCTCTCACCTCATTCCTACGATTTTACTGGTTGCGGCCAGCATCATTTCATTTTTTCAATTTTTTTCATTCCGGCAGACTTCAGCTGACTTTCTGAACTCCGGAAATATGATTTCAGCACCACATTCCATTGGTTTTTGGGGAGCAGCTCCCATTCTTTTTATGATGATGTACAGTTTTTTGTTTGTGATTGTCCTCATTTGGAATGTCGTGCAAGGTGTGAAAGTGTTTAAAACACAGTAA
- the map gene encoding type I methionyl aminopeptidase — MIANTEEEIAALRKIGRIVAEIREEMKAAAAPGMTTKELDELGGKLFAEKGAVSAPIDQYDFPGYTCISVNHEVAHGIPGKRVLKDGDLINIDVSGSCGGYFADTGISFVLGTADEAKQKLCDTAKSAFDRAMTKVKAGSRLNQIGKAVEREAKDNGLTVIKNLTGHGIGTTLHEEPQHVLNYYDAWEPTIMKEGMVIAVEPFISEKAEHIIEEGDGWTFITPDKSLVAQIEHTIIVTKDKPIILTEL, encoded by the coding sequence ATGATTGCAAACACAGAAGAAGAAATTGCTGCCTTGCGCAAAATCGGAAGAATTGTAGCGGAAATTCGTGAAGAGATGAAAGCAGCAGCTGCCCCAGGTATGACGACGAAAGAGCTGGATGAACTCGGTGGAAAACTTTTCGCTGAAAAAGGTGCGGTTTCTGCACCAATCGATCAGTATGATTTCCCTGGCTATACGTGCATCAGTGTCAATCATGAAGTTGCCCACGGAATCCCAGGCAAGCGTGTTCTAAAAGACGGAGATCTTATTAATATCGATGTCTCGGGGTCTTGTGGAGGATACTTTGCAGATACAGGCATTTCTTTTGTTCTTGGAACAGCTGACGAAGCGAAGCAGAAGTTATGCGATACTGCAAAGAGTGCGTTTGACCGTGCGATGACAAAAGTGAAGGCGGGTTCACGACTTAACCAAATCGGGAAAGCCGTAGAACGCGAAGCGAAAGATAATGGATTAACAGTGATTAAGAACCTTACAGGTCACGGAATCGGAACGACACTTCATGAAGAGCCCCAGCATGTACTTAATTATTATGATGCATGGGAACCTACAATCATGAAAGAAGGTATGGTCATTGCTGTTGAGCCATTCATCTCTGAAAAGGCTGAGCACATTATTGAAGAAGGCGACGGCTGGACATTTATCACTCCTGATAAGTCCCTTGTTGCTCAAATCGAACATACGATTATCGTTACAAAAGACAAACCGATTATTTTGACTGAACTTTAA
- a CDS encoding DEAD/DEAH box helicase produces the protein MSFLEGMNQDIKEKWKFENAMPIQEQMIPEMLAGHDVVAESPTGSGKTLAYVLPLLELADGTKQQTQVLIMTPSQELSMQIVNVIREWTAGTQITVTQLIGGANMQRQIEKLKKKPTIVVGTPGRLSELIKNKKLKMGEIRHIVLDEGDQLLSRENRVAVKNMIESAHSSRQVAVVSATITEDIEDVAVRFMKEPVRLKVTAEEMPASGKVVHSFVKTEARDKTDVLRGLSHIQGLRALAFINNVDQLRMKEMKLQYEGAPVAVLYSDMNKFERQDTLDKFRKGEIRILIATDLAARGLDIEGLTHVIHVNVPHTVEQYVHRSGRTGRASSDGEVLTLLSYPEERDYRKLAKGYKPVQKVWHSGKLIEGNSKTVSGPKPSSPKKKKK, from the coding sequence ATGTCCTTTTTAGAAGGAATGAATCAAGACATTAAAGAAAAATGGAAATTTGAAAATGCGATGCCGATACAAGAACAAATGATACCCGAAATGCTGGCAGGGCATGACGTGGTTGCTGAATCTCCAACAGGTTCAGGAAAAACGCTTGCCTATGTGCTGCCATTGCTGGAACTGGCAGATGGTACGAAACAGCAAACACAAGTGCTCATCATGACACCATCTCAAGAATTATCCATGCAGATTGTAAATGTAATTCGTGAATGGACTGCTGGAACCCAAATTACGGTTACTCAGCTGATTGGCGGCGCAAATATGCAGCGCCAGATTGAAAAGTTGAAAAAGAAACCAACGATTGTTGTCGGAACACCCGGACGGCTCTCTGAGTTGATCAAGAACAAGAAACTGAAAATGGGAGAGATCCGTCATATTGTTCTTGATGAAGGCGACCAGCTTCTGTCACGCGAAAATCGTGTAGCTGTGAAAAACATGATTGAATCTGCTCATTCTTCACGTCAAGTAGCAGTTGTTTCTGCAACGATTACAGAAGACATTGAAGACGTTGCAGTTCGATTTATGAAAGAACCTGTACGTTTAAAAGTAACTGCAGAGGAAATGCCTGCATCCGGAAAAGTCGTTCATTCTTTTGTTAAAACGGAAGCACGCGATAAGACAGATGTATTACGAGGGCTGTCTCATATCCAGGGACTCCGGGCATTAGCATTCATTAACAATGTAGATCAGCTGCGCATGAAAGAGATGAAGCTTCAGTATGAAGGAGCTCCTGTTGCAGTTCTCTATTCAGATATGAACAAATTTGAGCGTCAAGATACATTGGACAAATTCCGGAAAGGGGAAATCCGGATTCTAATTGCGACGGATTTAGCAGCCCGGGGATTAGATATCGAAGGACTAACTCATGTTATCCACGTAAACGTTCCGCACACTGTCGAGCAATATGTGCACCGGTCTGGCAGAACGGGACGCGCGAGTTCTGATGGGGAAGTGCTGACATTATTGTCTTATCCAGAAGAGCGGGATTACCGCAAACTTGCCAAAGGATATAAGCCTGTTCAAAAAGTGTGGCATAGCGGTAAGCTGATCGAAGGAAATTCAAAAACCGTAAGCGGTCCAAAACCCTCATCACCTAAAAAGAAGAAAAAGTAA
- a CDS encoding amidase family protein, whose translation MEDSQSIRTRFKWVIEAAIPAIQQAMEEGEITSEELVLFYMDRISIKGQLTNAVLEINPHALQIAQALDFERKKSGKRSMLHGIPILLKDNIDTGDAMHTSAGSLALEKHYASDDAFLVKQLRKAGAVILGKTNMTEWANFMSDEMPNGWSSRGGQVLNPFGKFEVGGSSSGSAAAVSTNLAAASIGTETTGSIIHPSAQNGVVGLKPTVGAISRSGIIPLSVTQDTAGPMTRTVTDAALVFQALLGHDPDDPITITSQNYSSTEWLSCLKKDALKGVRIGVASSIFRNEVPEEQMRLFKNSLNVLEDLGAKIMSDIDLGTTEDDLGYNVLLHECKAALNHYLGKTAEANSIRSIDDIIRFNNNHSEETLRYGQNLLEKINHRSGTLSEHPYIEALLRNQHLAKKVALGKALEQNGVDILAFPQDYGCSFEAAAGFPSITVPAGMTDEGEPFGLTFAGPAYSEPSLLSFAYAFEQQTQARSELTAAQKK comes from the coding sequence ATGGAAGATAGTCAATCAATTCGTACTAGATTCAAATGGGTGATCGAAGCCGCTATACCTGCCATTCAGCAAGCTATGGAAGAAGGGGAGATTACCTCAGAAGAATTAGTATTGTTTTATATGGACCGCATCTCCATTAAAGGACAACTAACCAATGCGGTTTTAGAAATAAATCCACATGCCTTACAAATTGCGCAAGCACTTGACTTTGAAAGAAAGAAATCAGGGAAACGTTCTATGTTGCATGGGATCCCGATTTTACTAAAAGATAATATCGATACAGGCGACGCTATGCATACAAGCGCTGGCAGTTTGGCGCTGGAAAAGCACTATGCGTCCGATGATGCTTTCTTAGTAAAACAGCTCAGGAAAGCAGGAGCGGTTATCCTTGGGAAAACCAATATGACCGAGTGGGCGAACTTCATGTCAGATGAGATGCCAAATGGGTGGAGTTCTAGAGGGGGGCAAGTGCTAAATCCTTTCGGGAAATTCGAAGTGGGCGGATCCAGTTCCGGATCGGCTGCTGCTGTCAGTACTAATTTAGCGGCTGCTTCAATCGGCACTGAAACAACCGGCTCCATCATTCATCCGTCTGCGCAAAATGGAGTTGTCGGTCTGAAGCCGACGGTTGGGGCAATTAGCCGAAGCGGAATCATCCCCTTATCCGTGACACAAGATACAGCAGGTCCGATGACACGCACAGTAACCGATGCCGCACTTGTCTTTCAAGCGTTACTTGGACATGATCCAGACGATCCAATAACGATTACTTCGCAAAACTACAGTTCCACGGAGTGGCTTAGCTGCTTAAAAAAAGACGCGCTAAAAGGGGTTCGAATTGGAGTCGCAAGTTCTATATTTAGAAACGAAGTACCTGAAGAACAGATGCGGCTATTTAAGAATTCACTTAACGTTTTAGAAGACTTAGGCGCAAAAATCATGTCGGATATTGATCTCGGTACAACAGAAGATGATCTGGGCTACAATGTTCTCTTACATGAGTGTAAAGCGGCACTTAATCATTATTTAGGCAAAACAGCAGAAGCCAATTCCATTCGATCGATTGACGATATTATAAGGTTTAACAACAATCACTCCGAAGAGACATTGCGATATGGACAAAACTTACTTGAAAAAATAAATCATCGGAGTGGAACTTTATCAGAACATCCTTACATTGAAGCCTTATTGCGTAATCAGCATTTGGCAAAAAAAGTAGCACTTGGAAAAGCTTTAGAGCAAAACGGAGTGGATATATTAGCGTTTCCTCAAGATTATGGCTGCAGTTTTGAAGCAGCTGCCGGTTTTCCTTCGATCACCGTGCCGGCTGGCATGACAGATGAAGGAGAACCATTTGGCTTAACCTTTGCAGGACCAGCTTATTCTGAACCTTCGTTACTGAGCTTCGCATATGCTTTTGAGCAACAGACGCAGGCACGCAGCGAGTTGACAGCGGCGCAGAAGAAATAA
- the fbpA gene encoding Fur-regulated basic protein FbpA: MLKIEETKMDMKREDVIQRLVGRGIFKIDGKQLYELPLLLLMKEYYKYI, from the coding sequence ATGTTGAAAATTGAAGAAACCAAAATGGATATGAAGCGTGAGGATGTCATCCAGCGACTAGTGGGGCGGGGGATTTTCAAGATTGATGGAAAACAGCTCTATGAACTGCCATTACTTCTATTAATGAAAGAATACTATAAGTATATATGA
- a CDS encoding carboxylate--amine ligase produces the protein MNAKKLPFLPIIIGTDMNAYNMAISFHEAYHIHPVLIGKEPLSFTQLSTIPHKIELNNELSDENKFADILIEISKKYKEDGRELLLVGTNDLYVRLIIEHAERLREYFTFNYINRELMDNLQIKSHFYKLCKEHGIDTPLTFFYDCAADGPFSEHMNYPVIVKPSDTVVYNQNKFAGQQKVYKVNSLGELNQVIETVKNSGYNEELIIQDFIPGDDTYMWDSVIYADSAGKTQLVTFAQVVLQEHTVTAIGNYTAVITRYNEEMMYKLKNFLEAVGYQGFANFDLKYDPRDKKFKVFEVNIRQGRSSYYTTALGHNMASYFVDDLIYHKQKPLVLLNEPFLFTVVPKIVLKKFVTNKAVKRDIKRLLKQRKFVNPLFYKGDKHLKRKLYLFLRQVNYYKKYRNNNW, from the coding sequence ATGAACGCAAAAAAACTTCCGTTCTTGCCAATCATTATCGGTACGGACATGAACGCATACAATATGGCAATTTCTTTTCACGAAGCCTACCATATCCATCCAGTATTAATCGGAAAAGAGCCTTTATCATTTACGCAACTCAGCACAATTCCTCACAAAATCGAATTGAATAACGAGCTGTCTGATGAAAACAAATTTGCAGATATTCTTATTGAAATCAGTAAAAAATACAAAGAAGACGGCCGCGAGTTATTGCTTGTCGGTACGAATGATTTGTACGTGCGACTCATCATTGAACATGCAGAACGTTTAAGGGAATATTTCACATTTAACTATATCAATCGTGAACTTATGGATAATTTACAGATTAAGTCTCACTTTTATAAGCTGTGTAAAGAACACGGAATCGATACTCCCCTCACATTCTTTTACGATTGCGCAGCCGATGGTCCTTTCAGTGAGCATATGAATTATCCTGTGATTGTGAAGCCAAGTGATACAGTTGTCTACAACCAAAATAAGTTTGCTGGACAGCAAAAAGTGTACAAAGTGAATTCTCTTGGGGAATTGAATCAGGTTATTGAAACAGTGAAAAACAGCGGCTATAACGAAGAACTCATCATTCAGGATTTCATCCCCGGCGATGATACATATATGTGGGATTCTGTGATCTATGCAGATTCTGCTGGAAAAACTCAGCTCGTTACGTTTGCACAAGTTGTTTTACAGGAACATACAGTGACGGCAATCGGAAACTACACCGCTGTAATTACAAGATATAACGAAGAAATGATGTACAAGTTGAAAAACTTCTTAGAAGCCGTCGGGTATCAGGGCTTCGCAAACTTTGACTTGAAGTATGACCCGCGTGATAAAAAATTCAAAGTATTTGAAGTGAATATCCGACAAGGCCGTTCCAGTTATTATACGACTGCGCTTGGACATAATATGGCGAGCTATTTTGTAGATGATCTGATTTACCACAAGCAAAAGCCGCTTGTGTTACTAAATGAGCCGTTCCTGTTCACGGTAGTTCCAAAAATTGTTCTTAAGAAATTCGTAACGAACAAGGCGGTTAAACGGGATATTAAACGGTTGCTGAAGCAGAGAAAGTTTGTGAACCCATTGTTCTACAAAGGGGACAAGCATTTGAAGCGCAAGCTTTATTTGTTCTTGAGACAGGTCAATTATTATAAGAAGTATCGAAATAATAATTGGTGA
- a CDS encoding YebC/PmpR family DNA-binding transcriptional regulator: protein MGRKWNNIKEKKASKDANTSRIYAKFGREIYVAAKQGEPDPESNQALKIVLERAKTYSVPKTIIERAIEKAKGGGEESYDELRYEGFGPNGSMVIVDALTNNVNRTASEVRAAFGKNGGNMGVSGSVAYMFDHTAVFGIEGKSADDVLELMMEHDVDVNDISEEDGHVLVYADPTAFHEVQEAFKSEGITDFTVAELTMLAQNDVELDEASAEQFEKMIDAIEDLEDVQQVYHNVDLGE, encoded by the coding sequence ATGGGCCGTAAATGGAACAATATTAAAGAAAAGAAAGCGTCAAAAGATGCAAACACGAGCCGGATCTATGCAAAGTTCGGTCGCGAAATATATGTAGCAGCAAAGCAAGGGGAGCCGGATCCGGAATCGAACCAAGCTCTTAAAATCGTCTTGGAACGTGCGAAAACGTACAGTGTTCCAAAAACAATCATTGAACGTGCTATTGAGAAGGCAAAAGGCGGCGGCGAAGAAAGCTATGACGAGCTTCGTTATGAAGGATTCGGACCAAACGGATCGATGGTCATCGTCGATGCGTTAACAAATAACGTGAACAGAACAGCTTCGGAAGTACGCGCAGCATTCGGTAAAAACGGGGGTAACATGGGCGTAAGCGGATCTGTCGCTTACATGTTTGACCATACTGCAGTTTTCGGAATTGAAGGAAAGTCTGCAGATGATGTTCTCGAACTTATGATGGAACACGATGTAGATGTCAATGACATTAGTGAAGAAGACGGACACGTATTAGTATACGCAGACCCAACTGCATTCCACGAGGTTCAAGAGGCATTTAAGTCTGAAGGAATCACTGATTTCACAGTCGCTGAACTGACAATGCTTGCCCAAAACGATGTCGAGCTGGACGAAGCATCTGCTGAGCAGTTCGAAAAAATGATCGATGCAATCGAAGATTTAGAAGACGTGCAGCAAGTCTATCACAACGTAGATCTTGGAGAATAA